One part of the Clostridium thermosuccinogenes genome encodes these proteins:
- a CDS encoding DUF1538 domain-containing protein: MNKKLQEKIKEALSSVIPITAIVFILSITITPMPIGTLMLFLTGAVLLILGMGFFSLGADISMMPMGEGIGAEVVKSRNISLAVISFFIMGMLVTIAEPDLQVLATQVPSIPDIAIILTVAVGVGIFLVIALLRTLFGIKLSYLLIFFYIIVFALSIFTPGSFIPVAFDSGGVTTGPITVPFIMALGIGLASISGNKDSQEDSFGLVALCSVGPILAVMLLGIFYNPSTANYEAAVVPNVFTTKDVATQFAQGFPIYIKEVSIALIPIAVFFILFQLKFRSFRKRQLIKMGVGIIYTFIGLVLFLTGVNVGFMPAGQFLGSKMASSSYKWLLIPLGMVIGYYIVAAEPAVHVLNKQVEEISDGAIPSQVMQRSLSIGVAVSVAIAMIRVLTGISIYWFLIPGYAIALILALIVPKIFTGIAFDSGGVASGPMTATFLLPFVVGACESVGGNILNDAFGVVAMVAMTPLITIQLLGLIYKHKMSVANLPERVDNIDISDEIIDFEEYEEEISNE; encoded by the coding sequence ATGAACAAAAAACTGCAGGAAAAAATAAAAGAAGCTCTATCATCAGTAATACCTATCACAGCCATAGTTTTTATCCTGAGCATTACCATAACACCAATGCCTATTGGAACGCTTATGCTATTTCTGACAGGAGCGGTTCTTTTGATTTTGGGAATGGGATTTTTCTCTCTAGGGGCAGATATATCAATGATGCCGATGGGAGAAGGAATTGGCGCTGAGGTAGTAAAATCCAGGAATATCAGCCTGGCTGTAATATCCTTTTTTATAATGGGAATGCTTGTTACTATCGCTGAACCGGATCTGCAGGTTTTAGCAACACAGGTTCCATCCATACCGGATATAGCAATCATTCTTACAGTTGCAGTCGGTGTAGGTATTTTTCTTGTGATAGCCTTGCTGCGTACTCTGTTTGGTATAAAGCTGTCATATTTGTTGATCTTTTTTTACATCATCGTGTTTGCTTTGTCAATATTCACCCCAGGCAGCTTTATTCCGGTGGCCTTTGATTCCGGAGGAGTCACTACGGGTCCGATTACGGTGCCGTTTATCATGGCTCTGGGTATAGGCTTAGCTTCTATAAGCGGAAATAAAGATTCCCAGGAAGATAGTTTCGGCTTGGTTGCCCTTTGCAGCGTAGGCCCCATTCTTGCTGTTATGCTGCTGGGTATCTTTTATAATCCGTCTACAGCCAATTACGAAGCTGCTGTAGTGCCAAACGTATTTACAACAAAAGATGTGGCCACCCAGTTTGCCCAAGGCTTTCCTATATACATTAAAGAAGTATCCATTGCCCTTATTCCGATTGCTGTATTTTTTATATTATTTCAATTGAAGTTCAGAAGCTTCAGAAAACGTCAGTTGATAAAGATGGGAGTCGGTATAATATATACTTTCATAGGCCTGGTTTTATTCCTCACCGGTGTGAACGTAGGTTTCATGCCTGCCGGGCAGTTTTTAGGATCAAAAATGGCATCATCCTCATATAAATGGTTATTAATACCCCTTGGCATGGTAATTGGCTATTATATCGTTGCAGCAGAACCTGCCGTCCACGTGCTCAACAAACAGGTGGAGGAAATATCCGACGGAGCCATACCAAGCCAGGTAATGCAGCGCAGCCTTTCCATAGGTGTTGCGGTATCTGTAGCTATCGCAATGATACGTGTTCTGACAGGCATATCCATATATTGGTTTTTGATACCTGGATACGCCATTGCTCTCATACTGGCATTAATAGTGCCAAAGATTTTTACCGGTATAGCTTTTGACAGCGGTGGAGTTGCCAGTGGGCCTATGACAGCAACCTTCCTCCTTCCCTTTGTGGTAGGTGCATGCGAATCTGTCGGAGGAAATATCCTGAACGATGCCTTCGGAGTAGTTGCCATGGTTGCCATGACCCCGCTCATAACCATACAGCTGCTTGGTTTGATATACAAGCATAAAATGAGTGTTGCAAATTTGCCTGAAAGGGTTGATAATATAGATATTTCTGATGAAATTATAGATTTTGAAGAATATGAGGAGGAAATCTCCAATGAATAA